A region of the Candidatus Uhrbacteria bacterium genome:
CTGTTGTTCTGCGCTGTTCTCGTCTTCCAGAGTGAGTGTAAGTGAGACCTTGGTTTTACCGCCTTCATCACTGAGAACAATCGTGACAGGTCGGCCATCTGCGATGGTGTAGACGATGCGTTCTGGCTCAACGAGCTCGTTGTAGACACCCTCAAAATCAAAGTCGTTTTTTCCATCAGGGGATTTGAAGCCGATTTTGAATTTTCCACCGTTGCGTGCATCGGACTCGGCATAAGGCGTAGTCCGATTCATCGGCGTGATGCCAATGAACCAGGTCTTTTGGATCGAGCATCGCCTTGTAGACGCGTTCGCGCGGAGCATGGATGACGCGTTCAATGAGAATGGTTTGGGGCATATTATTTTTTGCGAGAGGAGACGTAGTTCTTTTGTTCCTTAAGTAAATAAGCTTCTAATCGGTCAAAGCGATCATTCCAGATGCGTTCGTAGTCCTGGAGATGATGTGTTGCCTGCAGAATGGTTGTTGGTGCGAGCTGTACGACCTGCTGTTTGCCGCGACGATGCTTGAGAATAAGTTTGGCTTTCTCTAGTACGCCGAGATGCTTGGAAATTGCGGCAAATGTCAGGTCGTATGCTTTGGCGATCTCACCGATGGATAGCTCTTTTTTGGCGACTCGACGCAAAATATCCCGTCGCGTTGGATCGGCGAGAGAGCTGAAGATCGAGTCGAGTAGGAGAGCTTGTTCAACCATGTAGTTGAATGATAGTAAAGCGAGGAGATGACGTCATAGGTATAGAAAAACCCGCGTGAAGGCGGGTTTTTCTTGATCGATTAACGGATGTAGGGGAGCGGGTTCACGCGCTTGTTTGCGATGTAGATTTCGTAGTGCAAGTGCGTACCAGTTGAGCGGCCTGTTGTGCCGACCATGGCGATGACTTCTCCGCGCTTTACGGTGTCGCCGACCTTCACGTACATCTTTGAAGCGTGGGCGTAACGCGTTTTATTGCCGTTACCGTGATTGACGATGATCTGGAGACCGTAGCCGCCGCTATTCCAGCCAGCTGTTTCTACGACTCCGTCAGCCGAGGCGTAAATCGGATCGACGTAATCACCTTCAAGGTCGAGACCTGTGTGTTTCCAGCCGTAATATTGGTTAATGATGCGCTGCTTGGTTGGCCAGAGGAATTTCGTTTTTGCTTTTGAATCTTCCTCTTCGGCATCGGCTATGTCGGTTGGTTTCGTGCGTGAGTCCTGTTGGCCGGTCAGTTCCTGATAAACGTCGACAGCTTTGTTTGCGATACGGGCGATCGGTACATCGGGACGGATATTGTTGGCTGCTGGTTTGCGGATTGCGATCGGTGTGTTGATTTCCGGAGGTGTTCCATCAGGAATCATGATTTCTTCACCGATGGCGAGCGTTGCGCCTTCTGAAAGCTTGTTAAAGGCATTGATTTCTTCCTCGCTTGCATCGTATGTGCTGGCGATTTTCTTGAGGGTGTCGCCTTTCTTAATGGTATGAAGAACACCTGAAACCGGAGGGATCTTCAAGCTTGATCCTGGGCGAATGGTTGAGCGAACGGTTAAATTATTGGCCCAAAGAATGGTTCCAACGTTCACGCCAAAGCGTCGGGCGATCGTACTGATGGTGTCGCCGTCCTGAACGGAGTACTGCTCAGTTTTGGTGCGGGCAACGATGACTTCCGATGGCTCGCCCGGATGCTCGGATCCTGGTAAAGCGGCAATAGAGCCTGGGACGGTCAAATCGGCGATAGGTTCATCTCCAATGTCGCCGTAGTCAAAGTCGATCGAAGGAAGAGCTTCAATGGTTTCTGCGCCCAAATAGCGGGCGTCCTTGGCTGCTAATTCCGGATGGACGTCTTCCTCTACGAGGGTTTCACGGCCATCGCTAACGATGGAGTAGAGCAAGCTGCGCTGTCCCGCATCGAGGGCGGTGGCGCTCTTGGTTTGGAATTGGGTGGCAATGGTTACGATACCGACGCCGGCTACAACGATATGGAAGACGTAGCGGTTAGAGACAAAGACAAACGCGACACCACGCACGGAAGAAAAGATTTTTCCGAAGCGCAAACGCAGCACGGTGACCACGCGATAAGCGGGAAGAAAGAGGTAACGCGTTCCAATACGGCCAAGAGCCGTCGCGAATGGTTGAGCGGGCTTCCAAAGGCGTCCGATCAGGCGACGAAATGCAGACAACCCACGCAAGGTTGCGAGGGCAGTTTTGGCCAGGACGAGCTTTATTTTTTGTGTCAACACAGCTAAATAAAATCTTTACTGGAGTCTACGTACTTTAGCAGAATCGGGGGTGGGAGTCAATCAAGATGGCATGTTTTGAAATGAGCGGTTCGGAAGCTGTCAAGTGGATGGATCGTGGCGATAATTGAGTGATTCGGCGACGTGCAAAGAGCGGATTTTGTCTTCGCCGGCGAGGTCGGCGATGGTGCGGGAGACTTTGAGGAGTCGGAAGTAGGAACGGGCACTTAAACGATGAGCATCGACGGCATGACGGAGGAGGGTTTTGGCTTCCGGCTCGAGATCAATGTAACGACGGACATGATCAGAGCCTAGCTCGGCATTGGTTTTGCAGCCGATGGATTTCCAGCGGGCTGTTTGGAGGTCGCGGGCCGCCTGTACTCTGCTACGTACGCTTGCGCTGTCTTCTTGCGCGGCGATATCCGTGAGCTCGGTTGTTGGGACTTTGGGAACTTCAAGGAAGAGATCAATGCGATCTAGCAAGGGTCCGCTGAGTTTTTTCTGATAGCGGGAAAGCTGCATAGCCGAGCATGTGCAGGCACGATCAGGGTCGGTGGCGTAGCCGCAGGGGCAGGGGTTCATCGCTCCGACAAGGGCGACACGCGCCGGAAAAGAGAGCGTACCGTGGGCGCGGCTGACGGTGATCGTCCCATCCTCTAACGGTTGACGGAGGCTTTCTAATACAGCTCGAGGAAATTCCAGAAATTCATCAAGAAAAAGCACGCCTCGATGCGCGAGCGAGATTTCACCTGGTTTAGGAATGGAGCCGCCACCTACGAGTGAGGCAGTGCTCGCGGTGTGGTGCGGGGAACGAAAAGGCCGATTACAGATAATGCCGTCATTGGGTAAGAGTCCGGCTACGGAATGAATACGTGTTACTTCAAGCGCTTCTTCTACTGTTAAGCCTGGAAGAATGCCTGGAAATGCGCGGGCGAGCAGTGTTTTTCCAGAGCCGGGCGGGCCTTGCATGAGAATGTTGTGACCACCGGCTGCAGCGATTTCTAATGCGCGACGAGCCTGCGCCTGTCCGCGGATGGCTGAAAAATCAGGTCCTTGAAATGGGAGGCCGATGGAATCGGAAACATTTCTTGGTGGGGTGACGGGAAGGGTGTCTCCTTTGAGATGGTTTATAACTTCCGAGAGATATCGCGCGGAATAGACGTTTAGCCCATGAATTAAAGCGGCTTCATTCGCATTTTCTGATGGCAAGATTATTGAATGAAATCCGGAGCTTTTAGCGAGTATGGCAAAAGAGAGGGCACCGGAGATTGGACGGATTGAGCCATCGAGACCGAGCTCTCCTGCAAAAAGAATGCCTTTTAGCAGTTCTTCATTGAGCAATCCTTCTGCTGCAATGATCGAGATGGCGATGGGTAGATCAAAAGGTGTCCCGGTTTTACGTAAGTCGGCGGGAGCAAGATTAATTATGACTCGGGTGCGTGGGAAGCTTACGCCAGCGTGCTTGAGGGCGCTTTTGACTCGTTCGCGCGCTTCCTGCACGGCGGTGTCTGGTAAGCCGACGATAAGGAAAGCTCCCAATCCTGGTGAAATATCGGTTTCTGCTTGTACGGGATGAGCTTCAAGACCGAGGACAGATGCCGTGTGTATGAGCGAGGCCATATATACCCCGTTCCAGTTTTTTCTGAGATTGTCAAGCCTTAGGCTTCCAAAAAAGATAACGGATCAGTCCGAGAAGAATCGCGCCATCAGCAAGATTTACCGCGGATCGGCCCCAGAGGAGTAACCAGTCGCGGACAAAGCCAAGCGCTACACGATCGAACAAGTTTCCAATTACTCCACCAATGAAGATGCCTAGAAAAATAGCGTGTCGCGTGTCGCGTGCTGCGTGTCGCGTGAGTAGCTCGTAAATAGCCCAGATCAATGCTCCGATCGCGATAACGAGCATCAACCAATAGGGGACGGGGAGATTAAAACTGATGCCAAAATTCCGATGATCTGTAAAACGGATCAGGCCCAAAAGCCATGATCCGTTCATCAATGCTTCATTTGCAAACAGGGTCGACTTGAGCCATTGGTCGAGAACAAATGTAGAACCTGCGGCCAAGAGGGCGAAACCTAGATCTCTTGGGTGAGCGTTTTCTTGCATTCGATACAGGATGAAGAGGTCGGGCGGGCAATCAGGCGTTTTTCGTCGATTGGTTTGCCGCAGTATTTACAGATGCCGTATTTACCGGCTTCGATG
Encoded here:
- a CDS encoding SRPBCC domain-containing protein, translated to MNRTTPYAESDARNGGKFKIGFKSPDGKNDFDFEGVYNELVEPERIVYTIADGRPVTIVLSDEGGKTKVSLTLTLEDENSAEQQREGWGLMLKHLGEYLECS
- a CDS encoding winged helix-turn-helix transcriptional regulator, producing MVEQALLLDSIFSSLADPTRRDILRRVAKKELSIGEIAKAYDLTFAAISKHLGVLEKAKLILKHRRGKQQVVQLAPTTILQATHHLQDYERIWNDRFDRLEAYLLKEQKNYVSSRKK
- a CDS encoding LysM peptidoglycan-binding domain-containing M23 family metallopeptidase, which gives rise to MLTQKIKLVLAKTALATLRGLSAFRRLIGRLWKPAQPFATALGRIGTRYLFLPAYRVVTVLRLRFGKIFSSVRGVAFVFVSNRYVFHIVVAGVGIVTIATQFQTKSATALDAGQRSLLYSIVSDGRETLVEEDVHPELAAKDARYLGAETIEALPSIDFDYGDIGDEPIADLTVPGSIAALPGSEHPGEPSEVIVARTKTEQYSVQDGDTISTIARRFGVNVGTILWANNLTVRSTIRPGSSLKIPPVSGVLHTIKKGDTLKKIASTYDASEEEINAFNKLSEGATLAIGEEIMIPDGTPPEINTPIAIRKPAANNIRPDVPIARIANKAVDVYQELTGQQDSRTKPTDIADAEEEDSKAKTKFLWPTKQRIINQYYGWKHTGLDLEGDYVDPIYASADGVVETAGWNSGGYGLQIIVNHGNGNKTRYAHASKMYVKVGDTVKRGEVIAMVGTTGRSTGTHLHYEIYIANKRVNPLPYIR
- a CDS encoding YifB family Mg chelatase-like AAA ATPase yields the protein MASLIHTASVLGLEAHPVQAETDISPGLGAFLIVGLPDTAVQEARERVKSALKHAGVSFPRTRVIINLAPADLRKTGTPFDLPIAISIIAAEGLLNEELLKGILFAGELGLDGSIRPISGALSFAILAKSSGFHSIILPSENANEAALIHGLNVYSARYLSEVINHLKGDTLPVTPPRNVSDSIGLPFQGPDFSAIRGQAQARRALEIAAAGGHNILMQGPPGSGKTLLARAFPGILPGLTVEEALEVTRIHSVAGLLPNDGIICNRPFRSPHHTASTASLVGGGSIPKPGEISLAHRGVLFLDEFLEFPRAVLESLRQPLEDGTITVSRAHGTLSFPARVALVGAMNPCPCGYATDPDRACTCSAMQLSRYQKKLSGPLLDRIDLFLEVPKVPTTELTDIAAQEDSASVRSRVQAARDLQTARWKSIGCKTNAELGSDHVRRYIDLEPEAKTLLRHAVDAHRLSARSYFRLLKVSRTIADLAGEDKIRSLHVAESLNYRHDPST
- a CDS encoding signal peptidase II, translating into MQENAHPRDLGFALLAAGSTFVLDQWLKSTLFANEALMNGSWLLGLIRFTDHRNFGISFNLPVPYWLMLVIAIGALIWAIYELLTRHAARDTRHAIFLGIFIGGVIGNLFDRVALGFVRDWLLLWGRSAVNLADGAILLGLIRYLFWKPKA